Proteins from a genomic interval of Pseudoalteromonas rubra:
- a CDS encoding sensor histidine kinase, producing the protein MPKSASYESQLCYLYLASAVPLLFLLIITMLLTDISVWLVALCALLGVIVLTWSTLYIKQKVVYQLRTQTNLVEALAQGDYTLRAHTGPHENELTPLFNAINRLAERLSAQRWQSAESQQLVQTVLEHIDVAILAIDDQQSIALSNPAAQTLFALNDTHTKQALPRALAAVSQLESGQSQVIELPVALQTKRYNVHAEQYLSEGKAYKLLFITDVHSLLRSEERHAWQRLIRVMSHEINNSLSPITSISQTLVKIVNKRCEPAIQAPLTENLKFIQHRAGELSKFIESYNQLARLPEPERQTCSLHTLVANCQKLFPKCEFNLLNAHDLSLCVDPAQFEQLFINLFKNACDAAEQANVDCQIEIDWQLINQQVRITICDNGIGITNTDNLFVPFYSTKQQGSGIGLVLCQQIIEAHQGRLSLYNRQTQPGCCAVLALEYS; encoded by the coding sequence ATGCCTAAGTCAGCGTCATACGAATCTCAGCTTTGCTATTTGTACCTTGCCAGTGCTGTGCCTTTGCTCTTTTTGCTCATTATCACCATGCTGCTCACCGACATATCGGTGTGGCTGGTGGCGCTGTGCGCACTGCTGGGCGTGATAGTGCTGACCTGGAGTACCTTATATATCAAACAAAAAGTGGTGTACCAGCTGCGAACCCAAACCAATTTGGTGGAAGCCCTAGCACAAGGTGACTACACACTCAGGGCACACACTGGCCCCCATGAAAATGAATTAACGCCGCTGTTTAATGCCATCAACCGACTTGCCGAACGTTTGAGTGCACAGCGCTGGCAGTCAGCAGAATCTCAACAGCTGGTGCAAACCGTACTTGAGCATATCGATGTGGCGATTTTGGCCATAGACGACCAGCAGAGCATTGCGTTGTCTAACCCTGCTGCACAAACCCTGTTCGCACTGAATGACACTCATACAAAACAGGCCCTGCCCAGGGCACTAGCCGCAGTCAGCCAACTGGAGTCCGGGCAAAGCCAGGTGATTGAACTGCCCGTGGCACTGCAAACCAAGCGCTACAATGTGCATGCAGAGCAATACCTAAGTGAAGGCAAAGCTTATAAACTGCTGTTTATTACCGATGTGCATTCTTTATTGCGCAGCGAAGAGCGCCACGCCTGGCAAAGGCTGATCAGAGTAATGAGCCATGAGATAAACAACTCACTTTCTCCGATCACCTCTATTTCGCAAACCTTAGTGAAAATCGTCAACAAACGCTGCGAGCCGGCCATCCAGGCGCCGCTCACCGAGAACTTAAAATTTATTCAGCATCGCGCCGGCGAACTCAGTAAGTTCATCGAAAGCTATAATCAACTGGCCAGACTGCCAGAGCCAGAGCGCCAGACTTGCTCACTACACACGCTTGTCGCCAATTGCCAGAAGCTCTTTCCAAAGTGTGAATTCAATCTGCTCAATGCGCACGACCTGTCGCTCTGCGTCGACCCGGCTCAATTTGAGCAGCTGTTTATCAACCTGTTTAAGAACGCCTGCGATGCCGCAGAGCAAGCCAATGTAGACTGCCAGATAGAGATTGACTGGCAGCTTATCAATCAGCAAGTGCGCATTACCATTTGCGACAATGGCATTGGCATAACAAACACCGACAACTTATTCGTGCCCTTTTACAGCACCAAGCAACAAGGCTCAGGTATTGGCCTGGTACTCTGCCAGCAGATCATTGAGGCACATCAGGGGCGCTTATCTTTATACAATCGCCAGACGCAACCCGGGTGCTGTGCCGTACTGGCGCTGGAATATTCATAG
- a CDS encoding sigma-54-dependent transcriptional regulator, which translates to MNDPILILDDDEGIRHALSLLLLEEGYASLQASSPDQATQLLKQHTVSVLITDLNFTQDTTSAQEGLALIEQIRADDEHLPIIAITGWGSIEIAVKAMQLGANDFVQKPWENERLLTIIRTQLQLAKAHKRTQKLAVHNQLLQNELGVVSGLIAHSEPIKHVLSTLSQVAKSDVSVLLTGENGTGKSLFARYLHDLSPRKDEQLISVNMGAVSENLFESEMFGHVKGAFTDAKSHRIGRFELADEGSLFLDEIANTPYSQQAKLLRVLEERQFEKVGASKTQSVNIRLITATNANLDDAVHQGSFRKDLLYRINTVQVHIPPLRERQADILPLAQHFLRRSIDKYAAQGRVLTPQAQSALQAYHWPGNVRELAHLMERAHILAPTEQIDVTHLNLPSQQPRQSAVFTEGTEQEPLMTLAELEQKALERRMSHFQGDAVAAAHSLGLSRSTFYRRLNKTGK; encoded by the coding sequence ATGAACGACCCAATTTTAATTCTTGATGACGATGAAGGCATCAGACATGCATTGAGCCTGCTGTTGCTGGAAGAAGGCTACGCCAGTTTACAGGCCAGTTCGCCAGATCAGGCTACACAACTGCTCAAACAGCATACCGTTAGCGTACTGATCACGGATTTAAACTTTACTCAGGATACCACCTCCGCCCAGGAAGGGCTGGCATTGATTGAGCAAATTAGAGCGGACGATGAACATTTGCCAATCATTGCCATTACCGGTTGGGGGAGTATTGAGATTGCAGTTAAGGCGATGCAACTGGGTGCCAACGACTTTGTTCAAAAGCCATGGGAAAACGAGCGGTTATTGACGATCATTCGCACCCAGCTACAGCTTGCAAAAGCCCATAAGCGCACCCAAAAGCTAGCCGTTCACAATCAACTGCTACAAAATGAGTTGGGTGTGGTGTCGGGGCTGATAGCCCATTCCGAGCCCATCAAGCACGTCCTGTCGACTTTATCTCAGGTGGCCAAAAGCGATGTCAGTGTGCTGCTGACGGGAGAGAATGGCACAGGAAAAAGCCTGTTTGCGCGGTATTTACATGATTTATCGCCCCGAAAAGACGAGCAGCTGATCAGCGTAAATATGGGTGCAGTCAGCGAAAACTTATTCGAAAGCGAGATGTTTGGCCATGTTAAAGGCGCTTTTACCGATGCCAAGTCGCACCGCATTGGCCGCTTTGAGCTGGCCGATGAAGGCTCGCTGTTTTTAGATGAAATTGCCAACACCCCCTACTCTCAACAAGCCAAGCTTCTTCGCGTACTCGAAGAAAGGCAGTTTGAAAAAGTCGGTGCCAGTAAAACACAGTCAGTCAATATTCGTTTAATTACCGCCACCAATGCCAACCTGGATGACGCCGTGCACCAAGGTAGTTTTCGAAAAGATCTGCTATATCGCATCAATACCGTGCAGGTTCATATTCCACCCTTGCGAGAACGCCAGGCCGATATTTTGCCGCTGGCGCAGCACTTTTTACGGCGCTCAATTGATAAGTACGCGGCACAGGGGCGCGTTTTAACGCCGCAAGCACAAAGTGCCCTGCAAGCATACCATTGGCCCGGTAATGTCAGAGAGCTGGCTCATCTGATGGAACGGGCACACATTCTGGCGCCCACCGAACAAATTGATGTTACGCACCTCAATTTACCTTCACAGCAGCCGCGCCAAAGTGCCGTATTCACTGAGGGCACGGAGCAGGAACCACTGATGACCCTGGCTGAGCTGGAGCAAAAAGCCCTGGAACGCCGTATGTCACACTTTCAGGGGGATGCCGTTGCCGCTGCTCACTCATTAGGGCTGAGCCGCAGTACCTTTTACCGGCGTTTAAATAAAACAGGTAAATAA
- a CDS encoding ADOP family duplicated permease: protein MMSIRSDIKYALRLLAKKPSFSALTVFVMATGLGLSVYLFSFMNTMLFKPLPFEDGEHLIELTTSTNGQRNFGDFNIHDFAEVEAQLTGASEFSAYRSAIVNIAGRDGARRYQSADARANLFELTRTAPLLGRTFTAEEDKVGAQNVVVLGYDIWQNHFGADQEILSRSVDINGQPYRIIGVMPEGYYYPRRAQLWRPLRDNPQQVSRDQNAQVTGLALRKPGISIEQLDNELTLIMQRLEQRYPKTNSGLSAYALTMHQSTADGGMSVVYVMHTAAILILVLASVNVGNLLLSRAVERSQETAIRVALGAPTGRLLSQLLWESLLICGLGGLIGLLLVGWGLEITQTVTNQFFTDRPPFWWDFGIDAYTLKVFFGFLVGTIFITGFLPAWRNINGDFNAVLRDGTRGALGKGAGKLNKALVIGEVFLSITILIVAAVMISASYKATYADYGVNTQDKLVGQITLPAEQYQTDEQRRQFVQTLKTQLDAQSGFSSNMLTSALPGFGDKRPAVAVAGQEYGQQGLSSYPRANQIAVVPGALQHLEAKLLEGRFFSDSDNTEDKRTVIVTDSFVQQYMNSEQPVGQRVQFINEDGSKGPWFTIVGVVKHVVQTMPNRDKAVRTPSVYLPFAQSPRASVFISVQLQSDTQSAKTALTRVVNQIDPQLPVFNIATLDDRLTQRVAPLRFVGGVFVLFGLASLLLAASGIYGVMANTISQRTQEIGVKRALGASENRITVEFLLSGTTQLLLGAVPGLAIGLALGYAMSVPIGVEFFDVAVTAVVLTGVLSLVVLLATYLPTQRALSNEPAHALHNH from the coding sequence ATGATGAGTATTCGCAGCGATATCAAATATGCCCTGCGCCTGCTGGCAAAAAAGCCCAGCTTTAGCGCACTCACCGTGTTTGTCATGGCAACAGGCCTTGGCTTAAGTGTTTACCTGTTCTCATTTATGAATACGATGCTATTTAAGCCTTTGCCCTTTGAAGACGGTGAGCACTTAATTGAGCTCACCACCTCAACCAACGGCCAGCGTAATTTTGGTGACTTTAATATTCATGATTTTGCCGAGGTCGAAGCGCAGTTGACCGGAGCCAGTGAGTTTAGCGCCTATCGTAGCGCAATCGTTAATATTGCCGGGCGTGATGGCGCACGCAGATACCAAAGCGCAGATGCGCGTGCCAATTTGTTTGAACTCACCCGCACCGCCCCGTTGTTGGGCAGAACATTTACAGCCGAAGAAGATAAAGTTGGCGCGCAGAATGTAGTGGTACTGGGTTACGATATCTGGCAAAACCATTTTGGTGCAGATCAGGAGATCCTGTCACGCAGTGTGGATATTAACGGCCAGCCCTATCGTATCATTGGCGTGATGCCAGAGGGCTATTACTACCCTCGCCGGGCTCAGCTTTGGCGACCTCTGCGCGATAATCCCCAGCAAGTCTCGCGGGATCAAAACGCTCAGGTAACGGGATTAGCACTGAGAAAACCTGGCATATCAATTGAACAACTAGACAACGAGCTGACGCTGATCATGCAGCGCCTGGAGCAGCGTTATCCAAAAACTAATTCGGGCCTGAGCGCGTATGCACTTACCATGCACCAGTCTACCGCGGATGGCGGCATGTCGGTGGTTTATGTTATGCATACTGCTGCAATCCTTATCTTAGTGCTGGCGTCCGTCAATGTGGGTAACTTGTTATTGTCACGTGCCGTTGAACGCTCTCAGGAAACAGCCATTCGCGTTGCACTGGGCGCACCAACTGGACGGTTACTGAGTCAGCTGTTATGGGAAAGCTTGTTGATCTGTGGTTTGGGTGGTTTGATTGGACTATTGCTCGTTGGCTGGGGATTAGAAATAACGCAAACGGTCACCAATCAATTCTTTACCGACAGACCACCATTTTGGTGGGACTTTGGCATAGACGCATACACCCTGAAAGTCTTTTTTGGTTTCCTGGTGGGTACCATTTTTATCACCGGCTTTTTGCCCGCATGGCGCAACATTAACGGCGACTTTAATGCGGTTCTGCGCGATGGCACGCGCGGTGCGCTGGGCAAAGGCGCTGGTAAACTCAATAAAGCGCTGGTAATTGGCGAGGTATTTTTATCCATCACCATTTTGATTGTTGCTGCTGTGATGATCTCAGCAAGCTATAAGGCCACTTATGCAGATTACGGTGTTAATACCCAGGATAAACTGGTCGGGCAAATTACACTGCCAGCTGAGCAATATCAGACGGATGAACAAAGACGCCAGTTTGTACAAACGCTTAAGACGCAGTTAGACGCCCAAAGTGGGTTTAGCAGCAACATGCTCACATCAGCATTACCGGGTTTTGGGGATAAACGCCCCGCAGTTGCCGTAGCCGGTCAGGAATATGGTCAGCAAGGTTTATCCAGCTACCCAAGAGCCAACCAGATAGCCGTAGTCCCGGGTGCATTGCAACACTTAGAGGCAAAGTTACTCGAAGGCCGCTTTTTTAGTGACTCAGACAACACCGAGGATAAACGCACCGTGATTGTCACAGATAGTTTTGTACAGCAGTACATGAATTCGGAGCAACCGGTTGGGCAACGCGTGCAGTTTATTAATGAAGATGGCAGCAAAGGGCCGTGGTTTACGATTGTTGGTGTTGTTAAACATGTCGTACAAACCATGCCTAACAGAGATAAAGCAGTGAGGACTCCGTCCGTCTATCTGCCTTTTGCACAATCGCCGCGCGCCTCTGTTTTCATCAGTGTGCAACTGCAAAGCGACACACAGAGTGCTAAAACCGCACTAACCCGGGTGGTAAATCAGATTGATCCGCAACTGCCTGTATTCAATATCGCCACTTTGGATGATCGCCTCACGCAACGTGTTGCACCACTGAGATTTGTCGGGGGCGTATTTGTGCTATTCGGTTTAGCTTCGCTGTTACTGGCTGCCAGCGGCATTTACGGGGTAATGGCCAACACCATTTCGCAGCGCACTCAGGAGATTGGGGTAAAACGCGCGCTGGGAGCCAGCGAAAATCGTATCACCGTTGAGTTTTTGCTCTCAGGTACCACACAGCTGCTGCTCGGTGCAGTGCCCGGACTGGCAATCGGCTTAGCACTGGGATACGCCATGTCGGTGCCCATTGGCGTTGAGTTCTTCGATGTCGCAGTAACTGCGGTCGTGCTCACTGGCGTACTTAGCCTGGTGGTATTGCTGGCAACCTACCTGCCTACGCAACGCGCACTCAGCAATGAACCAGCGCACGCGCTTCATAACCACTAA
- a CDS encoding ABC transporter ATP-binding protein yields the protein MTQPVLALKNLSKVFFSDDLETHALNDVSLQVHQQEYIAISGPSGSGKSTLLSLLGLLDTPTSGSYQLAGHEVGNISKTERAQIRNNQIGFIFQSFNLISDLDVMENVELPLTYRKDLSKSQVKQMAADALAKVNMSHRTNHYPSQLSGGQQQRVAIARAIAGSPSLILADEPTGNLDSKNAHDVLALLDTLHQEGATICMVTHDPRSAERAQRKIEVLDGRIIADHKTHAAQPELAGVVHS from the coding sequence ATGACTCAACCTGTATTAGCATTAAAAAATCTCAGTAAAGTGTTTTTCTCTGACGACCTGGAAACCCATGCACTGAACGATGTATCACTGCAAGTGCACCAGCAAGAATATATTGCCATTTCCGGGCCATCCGGTTCTGGCAAGTCGACCCTGTTATCCCTGTTAGGTCTGTTGGATACGCCAACCTCAGGGAGTTACCAGCTTGCAGGGCATGAAGTGGGGAATATCAGCAAAACAGAGCGCGCGCAGATACGCAACAATCAAATTGGATTTATCTTTCAGTCTTTTAATTTGATTAGTGATTTAGATGTGATGGAAAACGTCGAGCTCCCCCTCACCTACCGTAAAGATTTAAGTAAGTCGCAGGTTAAGCAAATGGCGGCAGATGCGCTAGCCAAGGTCAATATGAGCCACCGTACTAATCATTACCCGTCGCAGCTATCAGGTGGTCAGCAGCAACGTGTTGCCATAGCCCGCGCCATCGCCGGTTCGCCCAGCTTAATTCTGGCGGATGAGCCTACCGGCAACCTGGACTCTAAAAATGCCCACGATGTACTGGCGCTGCTTGATACCCTTCATCAGGAAGGGGCCACCATTTGTATGGTAACGCACGACCCGCGCTCCGCCGAACGGGCACAACGCAAAATTGAAGTACTTGATGGCCGGATCATTGCCGATCACAAGACGCACGCTGCACAGCCTGAGCTTGCAGGCGTCGTGCACAGTTAA
- a CDS encoding efflux RND transporter periplasmic adaptor subunit, producing the protein MDIAVTTKKTRSPRTLVIALIALVAVAFGAYQVWQYSRAELTLKANSLIINQVKRGSFTVTVRGNGVLVPENVQWLSASGDAKVEALLYKPGQEVRQGDEIVRLTNPRLEQQLAEAEWEFSALEAEHQASDLAEQAAIAQQRADMFNARMAVDGAEHEYQAHLELIETGAVSKLDFQRAKIALEQARQTLASRKEQMAESAKSLKAQQHARFARLNQLKNRVSRIQTQVNELSVRASIDSIILALPVEVGQHVSMGSNIAKLADQGTLIAELQVPELQIQQIKVGQKVTIDTQNNQVLGQITRIDPEVVQGNVQVDVAFSERLPSDARPALSVDGEITIAELDNTLYVSRPLFTQSQTQSSIYKLSSDGLMATRTAVQLGLGSVNYVQIIQGLEEGDQIVTSDPSRFESYNQFRIN; encoded by the coding sequence ATGGACATTGCAGTAACAACAAAAAAGACAAGGTCTCCGCGTACCTTAGTCATAGCACTTATCGCGCTAGTGGCAGTGGCTTTTGGTGCTTACCAAGTGTGGCAGTACTCGCGCGCGGAGCTTACACTCAAAGCCAACTCATTAATCATTAACCAGGTTAAAAGAGGCAGTTTCACGGTAACCGTGCGTGGTAATGGCGTGCTGGTTCCTGAAAATGTGCAATGGTTGTCGGCCAGTGGCGATGCCAAAGTAGAAGCGCTGCTTTACAAGCCAGGACAAGAGGTACGCCAGGGCGACGAAATTGTGCGCTTAACGAATCCGCGCTTAGAGCAACAGCTTGCTGAGGCCGAGTGGGAGTTCTCTGCGCTGGAAGCCGAGCATCAGGCCAGTGATTTGGCTGAGCAAGCCGCGATTGCACAACAACGTGCTGATATGTTCAATGCCCGGATGGCAGTTGACGGTGCTGAACACGAATACCAGGCGCATCTTGAGTTAATTGAAACCGGTGCAGTCTCAAAACTGGACTTTCAGCGCGCCAAAATTGCACTTGAGCAGGCACGTCAGACGCTGGCATCCAGAAAAGAGCAAATGGCTGAATCGGCTAAAAGCTTAAAAGCGCAGCAACATGCCCGCTTTGCCAGGCTCAATCAGCTAAAAAACCGGGTGTCGCGCATTCAAACGCAAGTGAATGAGCTGAGTGTCCGCGCATCCATTGATAGCATCATTTTAGCGCTACCCGTTGAAGTTGGTCAGCATGTCAGCATGGGCAGCAACATTGCCAAGCTGGCCGACCAGGGGACGCTCATCGCTGAGCTGCAAGTCCCTGAGCTGCAAATTCAGCAAATCAAGGTAGGCCAGAAGGTCACCATTGACACCCAAAATAACCAGGTTTTGGGCCAGATCACGCGTATCGACCCTGAAGTTGTGCAAGGCAATGTGCAGGTCGATGTTGCCTTTAGTGAGCGATTGCCGAGCGATGCGCGGCCTGCGCTTAGCGTAGATGGTGAAATCACCATCGCAGAGCTTGATAACACGCTGTACGTATCACGCCCCTTATTTACCCAAAGTCAGACCCAATCCAGTATTTACAAACTCAGCTCAGATGGTTTAATGGCCACGCGTACAGCCGTGCAACTCGGGTTGGGCTCTGTCAACTATGTACAAATTATTCAAGGACTTGAAGAGGGTGATCAGATAGTCACTTCTGATCCAAGCCGCTTCGAAAGTTATAACCAATTTAGAATCAACTAG
- a CDS encoding DUF4145 domain-containing protein yields the protein MSKYVPPTILSSAFNCPHCEAFSNMKWSYTDSYIYHRTERTRIWACRCSCCENDSYWWVLDYDNEGSPCDGYMILPEASSAPMPHPEMPDDVKEDYLEARAIVGTSSRGACALLRLVVQKLCKDLGYTSGNINKDIGSMVSDGLPVQIQQALDVVRVVGNNAVHPGELNKGDVDSVAIAIFHLINEIIEDRISKPKRIAELYEKLPKGAVEAIEKRDS from the coding sequence ATGAGTAAATATGTTCCACCTACAATTCTAAGCAGTGCTTTTAATTGCCCTCATTGCGAAGCCTTTTCAAATATGAAATGGAGCTATACCGATAGTTACATTTATCACCGAACTGAAAGAACAAGAATTTGGGCTTGTAGGTGTTCATGTTGTGAAAATGACTCATACTGGTGGGTGCTTGATTATGATAATGAGGGAAGCCCATGCGATGGGTATATGATTTTGCCAGAGGCCTCTTCTGCACCTATGCCCCATCCTGAAATGCCGGATGATGTAAAAGAAGACTATTTAGAAGCTCGTGCAATTGTTGGTACATCTAGTAGAGGAGCTTGTGCTTTATTACGCTTGGTAGTTCAGAAGCTTTGTAAAGATCTGGGCTATACGTCGGGCAATATTAACAAAGATATAGGCTCTATGGTTTCGGATGGGCTTCCTGTTCAAATACAGCAAGCATTAGATGTCGTTAGAGTAGTCGGAAATAACGCCGTTCACCCTGGAGAATTAAATAAGGGCGACGTCGATTCCGTTGCAATTGCAATCTTTCATTTGATCAATGAAATTATTGAAGATCGAATATCAAAGCCTAAACGAATAGCCGAACTTTACGAAAAGCTTCCCAAAGGAGCCGTGGAAGCAATTGAAAAGCGAGATTCATAA
- a CDS encoding rod shape-determining-related protein, with amino-acid sequence MFWIKRHLYYQVTRGQVTATFVEEDKSITKLCSALNHPKTLMGNFMEIEDCFRSIAKELTPRRFLWQEHTAIVHLLESVEGGYISLEIRAFREAAFGAGAREVLVPNSNSKLTKAQTLNRKFTEWDCV; translated from the coding sequence GTGTTCTGGATTAAGCGTCATTTATATTATCAAGTCACAAGAGGTCAAGTGACCGCAACTTTTGTTGAGGAAGACAAATCAATAACTAAACTTTGTAGTGCCTTAAATCACCCAAAAACATTAATGGGTAATTTTATGGAAATAGAGGACTGCTTCAGAAGTATTGCAAAGGAATTAACTCCTCGACGTTTCTTATGGCAAGAGCATACAGCTATCGTTCACTTGTTAGAGTCAGTTGAAGGTGGATACATTAGCTTAGAAATCAGGGCGTTTAGAGAGGCTGCGTTTGGCGCTGGTGCACGCGAAGTATTGGTGCCTAACAGCAATTCTAAGTTAACTAAAGCACAAACCTTAAACCGAAAGTTTACGGAGTGGGACTGTGTATGA
- a CDS encoding helix-turn-helix transcriptional regulator has translation MEMKLDKAKLKQLRASKAWSQSHLAEASGISLRTIQRIEKSGVASPESIKSICATFDIQISDLSVGEAYQKEVEPTFAGVVKYKISNMDKKLTLISFSLAFLIAFILTV, from the coding sequence ATGGAAATGAAATTAGACAAAGCAAAACTAAAGCAACTGCGAGCGTCTAAAGCTTGGAGCCAGTCTCATCTTGCAGAAGCCAGTGGCATTAGCTTGAGAACGATTCAGCGTATTGAAAAGTCCGGAGTAGCGTCGCCTGAATCGATAAAATCTATTTGTGCTACTTTTGATATCCAGATAAGCGACCTTTCAGTAGGTGAAGCGTATCAGAAGGAAGTCGAACCGACTTTCGCAGGCGTAGTGAAGTACAAAATCTCTAATATGGATAAAAAATTGACGCTTATTTCATTTAGTTTAGCGTTTTTAATAGCTTTTATTCTAACAGTGTAA
- a CDS encoding HAD family hydrolase has product MNHVMFDIDGTLIESYDFDSECFAEAVKTMTGYEIDTNWSRYTHVTDTGILNQFFQEKNIENTQSAHEHIKRVFLSKIQTRLAKTPVSEIAGAAAFIARLKELDNVSISLATGGWYESALLKLASAGMDISDIPIASANDHYSRIEIMKIAEKRAVKEVRLSFTYFGDGSWDLNACKALGVNFVLVGDRVKHSQSIMNFEKQDEVLAYIGL; this is encoded by the coding sequence GTGAATCACGTCATGTTTGATATTGATGGCACGCTAATCGAATCCTATGATTTTGATTCTGAGTGTTTTGCTGAAGCCGTTAAGACAATGACTGGATATGAGATTGATACAAACTGGTCTCGCTACACACATGTAACGGACACTGGGATCCTCAATCAGTTTTTCCAAGAAAAGAACATTGAAAATACTCAAAGTGCGCATGAGCACATTAAGCGTGTTTTCCTATCGAAAATACAAACCCGACTTGCAAAAACACCAGTTAGTGAAATAGCGGGGGCTGCTGCATTTATTGCCCGTTTAAAGGAGCTCGACAATGTTTCAATTTCGCTTGCAACAGGTGGATGGTATGAAAGCGCTCTCTTAAAGTTGGCGTCTGCTGGCATGGATATTTCAGACATTCCCATTGCTTCTGCAAATGATCATTACTCAAGAATCGAGATAATGAAAATTGCTGAAAAAAGAGCAGTTAAGGAGGTGCGTTTATCATTTACCTATTTCGGTGATGGAAGCTGGGATTTGAACGCGTGTAAAGCACTTGGTGTTAACTTTGTTTTAGTTGGTGATAGAGTCAAGCATAGTCAGTCGATTATGAATTTTGAAAAACAAGACGAAGTATTGGCCTATATTGGCTTGTAA
- a CDS encoding alkene reductase: MNTLFDATQYGSIKANNRFVMAPMSRNRATELGLATPLMATYYSQRATAGLIVTEGIQPNQVGQGYMNSPGLHTYEQAQSWLQVTDAVHEKGGKIVAQFMHCGRIGHPSLYPSAHQSVAPSAVTANGQTFTPDGMQDFAPPRALSYEEIQATIADYAQAAKYAILGGFDGVEIHAGNGFLPHQFLANNTNLRDDEYGGSIENRIRFTLEVIAAVANAIGADKVGLRISPHNQFNDINETDTLPLYQALIEALPTNLAYLHIMEAACRETSQQIRALWQGPLILNPHQSWEDGPATPAIATQVLEQDLCDGVGIGALFVANPDLVERAKVGAEYNEVDDSKFYGGGAEGYTDYPTLEEAELTA; encoded by the coding sequence ATGAATACTTTATTTGACGCAACTCAATACGGCAGCATCAAAGCAAACAACCGTTTCGTTATGGCACCAATGAGCCGTAACCGTGCCACGGAACTTGGCCTGGCGACCCCTTTGATGGCGACTTACTACAGCCAGCGGGCAACCGCCGGACTCATTGTCACTGAAGGGATACAACCTAACCAGGTTGGTCAGGGCTACATGAACTCACCAGGCCTGCACACCTATGAACAGGCACAAAGCTGGTTACAAGTCACCGACGCCGTGCACGAAAAAGGAGGTAAAATCGTTGCCCAGTTTATGCACTGTGGTCGCATTGGCCACCCCAGCCTGTATCCCAGTGCACACCAGTCTGTTGCGCCCTCAGCGGTTACGGCAAATGGCCAGACATTTACGCCAGATGGCATGCAAGATTTTGCACCGCCTAGAGCGCTGAGCTATGAAGAGATCCAGGCGACCATTGCTGACTATGCTCAGGCCGCTAAATACGCCATACTCGGCGGATTTGACGGCGTTGAGATCCACGCAGGCAATGGCTTTTTACCGCATCAGTTTTTAGCCAACAACACCAATCTGCGTGACGATGAATACGGCGGCAGCATTGAGAACCGCATCCGCTTTACCCTTGAAGTAATTGCCGCCGTTGCCAATGCCATCGGCGCAGACAAAGTGGGCCTTCGTATCTCACCACATAACCAGTTCAATGACATTAATGAAACCGATACCCTGCCTTTATATCAGGCACTGATTGAGGCATTACCGACGAACCTGGCATACCTGCATATCATGGAAGCGGCGTGCCGTGAAACCAGTCAGCAGATCCGTGCATTGTGGCAAGGTCCTTTGATCCTTAACCCACATCAGTCATGGGAAGACGGCCCGGCAACACCTGCGATTGCCACTCAGGTACTGGAACAAGATCTGTGTGATGGCGTAGGCATTGGTGCCCTGTTTGTGGCTAACCCGGACCTGGTAGAAAGAGCCAAAGTGGGTGCTGAATATAACGAAGTAGATGACAGTAAGTTTTATGGTGGCGGAGCCGAAGGCTATACCGACTACCCGACACTTGAGGAGGCAGAATTGACCGCCTGA